The sequence CAACACAATTATCTAAGTTTGCTCTTAATGTATCTATTAAATCATCAATTACTGCTATATCATTTTTAGTTGCCTGTTCTGATTTTTGTCCTAGAAACAATATATCTTTTACAATTGGTTTTATCATTAATTTATACCTCTTTTTCAACTTTATTTTTTATTAAAACTAGGAAATACATCTTAGCTTTAATTTTTATTCTAACATTTTTAACTCTTTAACTACAAACTAAACTATATCTCTAAGATTATCTTCTGATTTATAAAGGCTTTTTTTGTTGCTTATAGTAAACCGAACTCATGGCAATATAAAAAGTACCTAAAATTATAAAAAGTACTCCAAAATATTTCTTGTCAATTAAATCTAAAATTCCTGCTACAAAACACACAACACCTACAAAGGCATATAGTTTCCATATAATTTTGTCATCTACTGCTCCGCTTTTACATCTACCAGTTCTTTTTATTATCTTAATTCTAGAATTATATGCTAAATAAGGCATAAAATTGAAGGCAAATATAAAAGTGTCAATTACTATTAATATTAAGATAATCAGAAATATAGGCTTTATAATAATTGTAGAAACCAATAACAAACCTATTAATACTATAGCTATTATTAAAGAATAGATTGTTCCCCTTCTTGTTTTATTCCTCACACATGTATATTTGTCTATTTCTGATTCACAATCACTATAAATAGGTTTAGTGCCTGCTTGAGCTGAAAAAATGTGAATTTGGTCCCCGAGTGAAAGAACTAGTTCCCATCCTGCTTCTTTAAATATGGTAAAGTATTCCTCTTCAGCCTCCGTTTGATAATCTAAGCTATACACTATATTTTGAGGCTTATCTTTTCTTAACTTATAGAAAAATCCTCCTACTATTCTTTCTAATATCCAACCTTGGCTTGCATAATTTTTTAGTTTCTCCATATCACTTTCTTCATCAAAGGCAAGTCCACCAATCATTACATATTTACTTTTCATCAATACCCTCTCCCATTTACTAATCTAAGAAATTTTCAGCAAATTTAACCATCTGCTTTTTACGTTCAATCTCTTTTTTGAGCATCTCTCGCCCTTTATCTGTTATTTTATATACTTTTTTATTTTCATCTGTGTCACAATTTAACTCTACTAAATCTGCTGCTAAAAGCTTTTTCAGTGTTGTATAAAGCGATGCGGGACCAATAGTAACTTCATTATTAGTAAACTTCTCAATAGTTTTCATAATTAGATATCCATGCTTCTCCTTAATAACACTAGATAAAATATAAAAAGCAGAATCTGTTAATTCACCAATATCAATAGAATCTTTTCTTGGCATAAAATTCTCCTTCATACTTTTTATATATCATTTATTGATATATCATTAAATATAATATATCAACAAATGATATAGTTGTCAAAGATTCACACATACTACTTTGATAAATTTATAAAAAATACTCACTAGTAATGCTTTTGAAAATTTAATTCTATAAAAAACATAACCACCCGTAAATAGTTATTTAAGCTAATTACAGATGGTCGTATATATGCAAGGTGAAAATAACCTTACTTAGCTATACTTTTATAATGCAATTTTAGTAAAAACCTCACTTATTGTAGATTCAATTTTTTAATAGCCCACTCAGCCATTTCTCGTACCTTTGAATTACTATCGTTACAAGCATACAGTATATGTTCTCTATATTGCTCCTTATAGTTATTTACCATTACATTAATAGCATTAACTTTCCATTTCCAAACACTTGATTTATCTATATACCAAAACTTAGGCTGCATCACTTCTTCTAAAAAGGAATAATCCATTTTGAGAATTTTTTCTAAGGATATATATTCACTTAATTCTTGTAAATTAGGAAACTCTTCTGTTGCCTTCCAACTGTTTTTATTCATCGGGCAAACGTCTTGGCAGACATCACAGCCATAAACCCAGTTTCCTATTTGTTCTCTATATTTTTCGTTAGCCATATCTCTTCCCATAAATGTAGTTACACAAGATACACATGCTATAGGATTCATTGTATATGGTTTTGATAAAGAAGCTGAAGGGCATGCTTTCATGCATAGATTACACTTATCAGAACAAGGTCTTACATTTGGTATTTCTATAGATTCTAATTCCTTATCAATAAGCCATGCCTCCAAATACACTGATGATCCACTTTCAGTATAAAAAAAATTATTCTTCCTAACTATTCCAAGACCAGCTTTCATAGCAGCAAAACGTAATGGTACAAGACCAAAGCCTCTTTCTGTTTCCGCTCTAAACCCCAAGTCTTGCATATATTTTTCGAATTTTAAACTATCTTGAAAATCTTTAGAATTCTCATCTTTTCTTCCATCAACCAAATAATATTTAGCAATCATACCTTTTAAATGTTCTGGAATATAATATTTGCCATATTCTCTCACACATATTACAATTGATTTTGCCCAAGGATAAGCATCTTGCAAATTCGTAAAACGATATTGACTTTGATAAAAACCTTTAGCTTCTGGAATATGCTCAATTCGTTCGTCAAGCTTTTCTTTATATCCATCTATATCAGATATTTTAATGATTCCACATTTTTCATATCCAAAATTTAATGCTTGATTTTTTATTTTATCTGCTAATAAAGTCATTTTCTCCCTCCTTTCTTAGGTTCAATCATATAATTAATTATTCTCTTTCAACTATTAAGGCAGTACCTTGACCTCCACCAATACATAATGTTGCAAGACCTTTCTTTGCGTCTCTTTTTTCCATAGCATGTAGCAAGGTTACTAAAATACGTGCTCCTGATGCACCAATAGGATGTCCAAGGGCTATAGCTCCACCATTAACATTAACTTTGTTCATATCTAAATTTAAATCTCTAGTTATTGCTATACTTTGTGATGCATAAGCTTCATTTGCTTCGATTAAATCTAAATCCTCAGCTTTTAAATTGATTTTATCCAAAGCAGCTTTTGTTGCATAAAATGCACCATATCCCATTATTGCTGGATCTAATCCTGCTGATCCATAAGAAGTTATTTTAGCAAGTGGTTTTATTCCTAAAGCTTTAGCTTTGTCTGCACTCATAATTACTAATGCTGCAGCTCCATCATTCAATCCAGATGCATTTCCTGCTGTCACTGTACCATTTTCTTTAAAAATAGGCTTAAGTTTTTTTAATGCTTCTATGGTATTACCAAACCTAGGAAATTCATCTTGGTCAAATATTATGTCACCTTTTTTTGTTTTAATTATTACAGGAACTATTTCATCTTTAAATTGTCCATTCTTGATGGCTCTCTCAGCTTTTTGTTGTGATAAAAGTGAAAATTCATCTTGTTCTTGTCTTGATATATTCCATTTCTCAGCTACGTTTTCTGCAGTTACCCCCATATGATAGTCATTAAATGCATCCCATAGACCATCTTTTATCATTTCATCAACAAATTCGCCATGTCCCATTCTTTGTCCCCATCTTGCATTCTCAAGTAAAAATGGTGCACTAGACATGTTTTCCATACCACCTACTATAATAGCATCCGCATCACCAGCTTTTATAATTTGAGCTGCTAAACTTATAGATCTTAAGCCTGAACCGCAAACCTTATTAATTGTAAATGCAGGTATTTCTACAGGTAATCCAGCTTTCACAGCAGCTTGTCTTGCTGGATTTTGTCCTAGGCCTGCTTGAAGAACATTTCCAAAGATAACTTCGTCAATTTCTCCTGGCTTAATATTTGCTCTCTTAACAGCCTCTTTTATTACTATTGCACCTAATTCAACTGCTGGTACATCTTTCAAAGTCTTGCCATAAGCTCCTATTGCAGTTCTTACTGCACTAACTATTACTACATCTTTCATAACTTATTCCTCCCATAATGAAAACTTTATTTGTTATTTTTTAACAAATTTTGATATAAGATTTTATTCATATCAATGATTTAATAGTATTTATAAAACTTACTTAAATCATATGCAGCTGCTCTATGACTTTATATTATCAGAGGATTATGTATTTGTAAAATTGATATAATCGAATTGACAATTCGATTTTTTAAATATATTATTAAGATAACATGAAGATTGGAGTGAAATTAATGGATATTAGACATTTCAAAACATTTAAAAGTATTATAGAAGAAGGTAATTTTTCAAATGCAGCAATGAAGTTGGGGTATACTCAATCTACTGTTACGTCACAAATTCAACAGCTAGAGCAGGAACTCTCAATCAAATTGTTCGAAAAAATCGGACGTAATATGGTACTAACTCCTTTAGGAAAAGAATTAATACCATACGCTGATGAATTGCTTAATACAGTAAAAAAAATCGAAAGCATTGGTAAATGTGGAGATAACATTACAGGAGAATTAAAAATTGCCGTTGCAGAATCTTTAATGTCTTATAAATTGCAAAATGTATTATATATGTTTAAAGAAAAAGCTCCTAATGTAAAACTTTCTATGGTTTCGCTCAATTGCTATGACATAAAAAATATGTTAGCCAGTGGTGAAGCAGACCTTGGTTTAATGTATAATGTTGGAAGTGAAAATAAAAGCTTGAATGCTGTTAAACTTTCTGATTTTGGTGTAACTTTAGTATGTTCGCCTCAATTTGAACAAGAAAATTTAGATCTTTGTAAGCCTAATCAGAAAATAAATACAAGCCTTATCATTAATGAAGTTGAATCCATTTACCGAAAAATCCTTGAAAGCTATTTTTTTGATAAAAATATATTTTTAAATAATACAATCGAACTTGGAAGCATAGAAGCGATAAAAAAATGCGTTGCAAGTAATCTTGGAATTTCATTTTTACCACGTTTTACAGTAGAAGAAGAACTTAATAATGGAAAGTTAAAAGAAATAAAGATAGGCTGTTTAGATGCTAAAATCACAGCAATTTATGCTTATCACAAAAATAAGTGGATTAGCCCTGCAATGTCATTGTTTATTGAATTGGTGAGAAAAGATTTTAAAATTGGTTAAAAAATAGGGAAAATTTACTTTCTGGTCAAAACTAGATCGTCAAGATTATCAGATATATTATATTTACTTTATGTTTTAAATTGTATATATACTTGCTATTTTAAATTGACTACGACAAAAATGTACAATTTAAACTTAATACATATAAACAATTATCTGAAAAGCAAGTGTAGATTTTATACTTTTCTTTCTTTAATATATTTTAAAGAAAGAACCCACAAGAATCCAAATTAGATTTTCGTGGGTTCATAGTGCATTTTAGTTGAATCTCTGCTCACACTCTAACATTCAATTTCAGTAAATATATCACTCACTTACGATATGGTTTACCGTATCAGTGACATGTGATCTTTTTCCAATATTATTCAGTCACTATATCTTTATAATTAACTTTTAAATCATACATTAATGCTAATCTTTTTAAATGCGTAGATACAGTAATCTCCCATTTAGTTTTTAAATCATTCAATTCACTTCTGCAAAATAATTATATATAACTCATAACCAGCATCCTCTATATGAAATGATTCTGAATAACATTCTTTGTAGGTGTATTCTTGGAATACAACACCAAAATTTTTTTACAGATTTCTACTTTTCAATAGCTTTGTCATTTCTTCACCTGATTCCTGCATTCCCCTTAAAAACCATTCTTCAATCCACCCATAAATGCCATTGGCAATAAAAGCAGCAGTGTACGCACCAAAGTTTGGATACTCTGCCTTTGGTCCTAAAGCAACCATAATAATATCTTTAAGAAAATAGAAAATTCCCCTATTTCTTAACACCAAATAAAAATCTTTATATTCCGTAATATAGGCAAATATATCCCCAAGAATATCGTCCTCGGTATGTTCGCTCATTTTTGGGTGGTTTTTATTCCATTCATTTAATGTAAAAGACATATACTCTTTGATTATAGTCTCTTTATCATCATAATTGCGATAAAAAGAAATGCGGCTAACCTGAGCAGCAGTAGTGATTTCACTTATAGAAATATCCTTCAATTCTTTATCTTTTAATAATGTAAGTAAAGCATTGGTAATCTGCTTTTTTACATAACTGTTTTTTTCAGCATTATCCACGATGTTACATTCCTCCCCCCTTTGTACCATTTTCTTAAATCCATTGACTAAAGAAAACCGAAATGTTACACTTGTCACATCTTGATGCTACACTTGTTACATTTCGATATTACACTTGTTG comes from Clostridium sp. TW13 and encodes:
- a CDS encoding DUF2812 domain-containing protein; the encoded protein is MKSKYVMIGGLAFDEESDMEKLKNYASQGWILERIVGGFFYKLRKDKPQNIVYSLDYQTEAEEEYFTIFKEAGWELVLSLGDQIHIFSAQAGTKPIYSDCESEIDKYTCVRNKTRRGTIYSLIIAIVLIGLLLVSTIIIKPIFLIILILIVIDTFIFAFNFMPYLAYNSRIKIIKRTGRCKSGAVDDKIIWKLYAFVGVVCFVAGILDLIDKKYFGVLFIILGTFYIAMSSVYYKQQKKPL
- a CDS encoding PadR family transcriptional regulator, which codes for MPRKDSIDIGELTDSAFYILSSVIKEKHGYLIMKTIEKFTNNEVTIGPASLYTTLKKLLAADLVELNCDTDENKKVYKITDKGREMLKKEIERKKQMVKFAENFLD
- a CDS encoding epoxyqueuosine reductase, producing the protein MTLLADKIKNQALNFGYEKCGIIKISDIDGYKEKLDERIEHIPEAKGFYQSQYRFTNLQDAYPWAKSIVICVREYGKYYIPEHLKGMIAKYYLVDGRKDENSKDFQDSLKFEKYMQDLGFRAETERGFGLVPLRFAAMKAGLGIVRKNNFFYTESGSSVYLEAWLIDKELESIEIPNVRPCSDKCNLCMKACPSASLSKPYTMNPIACVSCVTTFMGRDMANEKYREQIGNWVYGCDVCQDVCPMNKNSWKATEEFPNLQELSEYISLEKILKMDYSFLEEVMQPKFWYIDKSSVWKWKVNAINVMVNNYKEQYREHILYACNDSNSKVREMAEWAIKKLNLQ
- a CDS encoding acetyl-CoA C-acetyltransferase gives rise to the protein MKDVVIVSAVRTAIGAYGKTLKDVPAVELGAIVIKEAVKRANIKPGEIDEVIFGNVLQAGLGQNPARQAAVKAGLPVEIPAFTINKVCGSGLRSISLAAQIIKAGDADAIIVGGMENMSSAPFLLENARWGQRMGHGEFVDEMIKDGLWDAFNDYHMGVTAENVAEKWNISRQEQDEFSLLSQQKAERAIKNGQFKDEIVPVIIKTKKGDIIFDQDEFPRFGNTIEALKKLKPIFKENGTVTAGNASGLNDGAAALVIMSADKAKALGIKPLAKITSYGSAGLDPAIMGYGAFYATKAALDKINLKAEDLDLIEANEAYASQSIAITRDLNLDMNKVNVNGGAIALGHPIGASGARILVTLLHAMEKRDAKKGLATLCIGGGQGTALIVERE
- a CDS encoding LysR family transcriptional regulator; translated protein: MDIRHFKTFKSIIEEGNFSNAAMKLGYTQSTVTSQIQQLEQELSIKLFEKIGRNMVLTPLGKELIPYADELLNTVKKIESIGKCGDNITGELKIAVAESLMSYKLQNVLYMFKEKAPNVKLSMVSLNCYDIKNMLASGEADLGLMYNVGSENKSLNAVKLSDFGVTLVCSPQFEQENLDLCKPNQKINTSLIINEVESIYRKILESYFFDKNIFLNNTIELGSIEAIKKCVASNLGISFLPRFTVEEELNNGKLKEIKIGCLDAKITAIYAYHKNKWISPAMSLFIELVRKDFKIG
- a CDS encoding TetR/AcrR family transcriptional regulator, with translation MDNAEKNSYVKKQITNALLTLLKDKELKDISISEITTAAQVSRISFYRNYDDKETIIKEYMSFTLNEWNKNHPKMSEHTEDDILGDIFAYITEYKDFYLVLRNRGIFYFLKDIIMVALGPKAEYPNFGAYTAAFIANGIYGWIEEWFLRGMQESGEEMTKLLKSRNL